The following is a genomic window from Synechococcus sp. JA-2-3B'a(2-13).
CAGCCGTTGCTCGCCCAAGCGATCCAGATCGACATCGGGAGCTTCCAGGATGCGGTACTCCCGGATCTGCTGGGTGCGGGCGTAAATGGCCTCGGTCACCTTCTCCGGGGCAGGGCCACCGTTGCCGATGTTGTACTTGATGCCGAAATCCCCCTGGGGGCCGCCGGGGTTGTGGCTGGCAGAGAAGATGATCCCCCCGTAGGCGCCGTACTTGCGGATGAGACAGGAAACCGCCGGCGTGGAGAGGATCCCTCCTTGGCCCACCAGGACTCGCCCGATGCCGTTGGCCGCCGCCATCTTGAGCAGGATCTGAATGGCCTCGCGGTTGTAGTAGCGGCCATCCCCCCCCACCACCAGGGTTTGGCCGGCGGATCCCTCTAGGACATCAAAAATGGATTGGACGAAGTTTTCCAGGTAGTGGGGCTGCTGAAACACCGATACCGGCTTGCGCAGGCCAGAGGTGCCGGGTCTCTGGCCAGGGAAGGGCGTCGTGGGAACAATGCGCAGGCTCATAGGCTGCCGGAAAAGCTGCTTGCTCCTCTACTATCTCATCGTTGGGCCTCTCGTTTGTGCTGAGCAGAGTTCTTTCCCCTCCACCCATTTGTGGATGGGTTGAATGGATGCATCGATCTCCGCTGGTAGCCCTCCATCTTCAATCCCCTGGCTTAACCACCCACTCCACCGGGGTTTTGCTGGGATCCGGCAATTTCAACGAGAACAGCCCCGCCGCCAAGATCAAGAGGGTGGAAAACCAAAGACAGCCCTCCAATCCGTAGAACTGGAAGAGGATCCCAGAAGTTACCGTCCCCAACAGCCGCCCGCCGGAATTAGCCATGTAATAAAAGCCCACATTGAGGGCTACGTCGTCGTCTTCCGTGTAGGCCAGCACCAGGTAGGAATGCACTGCCGAATTGAAGGCAAAGACGATCCCGAACAGGATCAAGCCGCCGGTGATCACCAGCTCCGGTGCCAGCCCGGCCATGAAGGCTGTGGCAATGATCGCCGGCACCGCCGTCAGCACGAAGGTCCAAATCTGGATGGTGCGGGCCTTGGGAGCACGGCCAGGGCGACCCCCACCCAGCAGTTGCGGCGCTACAAACTGAATGAACCCATAGCCAATCACCCAGATGGCCATGTAACTGCCCACCTGCATAAAAGTCCAGCCCAGCTCGTCGTAGAGAAACACCGGCAGGGCCACCACAAACCACACATCCCGCGACCCAAACAGGAAAAAGCGAGCTGCCGAGAGGATGTTGATCTCTCTGCTCTTGGAAAACAGCCGCTTGAAGGGGATCTTGGCCTTGATTTTGCCCATGTCTGCCGGCAGCAGCGCCCCCGAACAGAAGATCAAAGCCAACGCCCCCGCCTGGACAAAGTTGGCCATGCGGAAGCCCATGGGATCCCCGTAGATTTCGGTGAAGATCTGCAGCAGGGCCGCTCCCACAAAGAACCCCACCCCCTTGAGGGCGTTTTTGGATCCGGTGAGCATAGCCACCCAACGAAACAGGCGGGATTCCGCTTCTTTGGGCACCACCAGGCGGATGGCGCTTTTGGAGCTCATCTTGGTGAGATCTTTGGCGATCCCGGCCAGAGCTTGGGCGGTCATCACGTAGGCCACCTGACTCCAGACCGGCCACTGCAGGTTGATCACCCCCAGCATCACCAAACCGAAGATCTGGATGGCAATGCCCCCATACAGGGTCAGCCGCAGGCCAAACAGGGATCCAATCCAGCCGCCCAGGAAGTTGGTGATCACCCCGAAGATCTCGTAGAAGAGAAACAGCATGGCAATTTGGATCGGGGTAAAGCCCAACTTGTGGAAGTGCAGCAGCACCAACATGCGGATGGCGCCATCGGTGATGGTGAACCCCCAATAGGCCGCTGTAACCAGGGCGTAGTTGCGAACCGCAGAGGCTTGAGCTGTCGAAACAGAAGTCATGGGCAGGTCTCCAAGGGAGATGTTTCTATAGACTGCGGGCCACTTTGCGGGCCAGTTCCGCCATGCGGTTGGCATAGCCCCATTCGTTGTCGTACCAGGCCAGGATCTTCACCTGGGCGCCATCCACCACCATCGTCGAGGGCGCATCCACAATGCTGGAACGGGGATCCCCTTTGAAATCCACCGAGACCAGGGGCAGCTCCTCGTAGCCGAGGATCCCCTTGAGTTCGCCCTCGGCTGCCGTTTTTAAGAGGTGATTGACTTCTTCCACGGTGGTGGGCCGCCTGACTTCGAACACCGCATCGGTCAGGGAAGCGTTCAAGAGAGGAACACGCACCGCAATGCCGTTTAATTTGCCGTTGAGTTCGGGGTAAATCAGACCAATGGCCGTAGCCGAGCCGGTGGTGGTGGGCACCAGAGACAGCAGAGCGGAGCGGGCCCGCCGCAGGTCTTTGTGGGGGGCATCCACCATGGTTTGGGTATTGGTAACGTCATGGATGGTGGTGATCACCCCGTGAACAATGCCGATCCCCTCGTGGATGACCTTCACCAAAGGAGCCAGGCAGTTGGTGGTGCAGGAAGCCGCCGTCAGCAAATGGTGCCGGGCCGGGTCGTACAGGTGATCGTTGACGCCCATAACAATGTTGAGGGCCTCTTCGTCCTTGACAGGGGCAGCCACAATCACCTTGCGCACCCCCGCTTTGAAGTAGGCATCCAGCTCCGCTGCCTTGACAAATTTGCCCGAGCATTCCAGCACTAGCTCGATCCCCAACTCTGCCCAGGGCACTTCACCAGGAGACTTGTGTTCGCTAAAGGTGAGGGTTTTGTCCTGAATGCGCAGCCGGTTATCGGATCCCTCAATGTCGATAGCCCAGCGGCCCTGCACCGAGTCAAACTTCAACAGGTGGGCCGCCGTCGCAGCTCCCCCTTTGATCTCGTTGATGTGGGCGAATTCCAGCTCTTCCCAGCCCCAAGCAGCCCGCAACACCAGCCGTCCGATGCGGCCAAAACCGTTGATGCCCACCCGCACTGCCATAGCATTGACCCTAGACTTGTCCAGAAGGGATCCCGCTCTCTCAGGGCAAATCCCGCCTCAACTTTATCAGAACGCCCTAGTCGTTTCAAGACAAGTTGATGGGTAGGGTCAGGAGAGACTGGCCGATGGGGGTCGGTTTGCAGTCCAAATCCACACCTCCAAGCAACAATTGCGCCCAGCCCGGCAACCGGTGGCCTAAGCTGGGAAAAGTTGTGCTTTTCTGGATGTGCCCCCGCCGCCTCAGCCTTCTGTGCAGGATGACTTTCCTCCCTTACCCCCCCCACCTCCCCGTTCTCCGGCTTTGAGGGTGGTGGAAACGGCTTTTTTGGCCAGTACCGCGGCCTTGATCTGGATCCTGAGCTACACGCCGCTGGCCCCCTTTATACGTCTGTTTTTCCCCATTCCGGTGGCGCTGGCGGTGATGCGCTGGGATCCCCGCACAGGGGCAATGGCCCTGGTGGTCTCCGGCCTGTTGCTGACGGTGCTGATAGGGCCCACGCGCAGCATTCTCTATGTCATTCCCTATGGTCTGCTGGGCTATTGGTGTGCCCGCCTGTGGCAGCAGCGTCTTTCCTGGTACGTCTCGGTGGTGAGCGGGGCTGTGCTCAGCGCCCTGGGCTTGATCTTTCAGTTGGTGCTTTCCTCCCTACTGGTGGGGGAAAACCTCTGGATCTACGTAACCATTCAACTTACCGGCCTAACCAACTGGCTCCTGGATGTGTCCCTCAGCCGATGGGGCGTCTACTGGGTGGCAGAACCCTGGATGGTTCAGGTGGTGGTGGTGGGATTTATTGCCTTCAATTCCCTCATCTACGTATTCACGGTGCATTTGGTGGCCGCCCTGGTGATGGAGCACTTTCGTTGCCCGCTGCCACCCCCGCCGAAGTGGGTACAGTTTTTGCTGGATTAGCAGCCCCTGTGAGTTGTACAAGAGCAGAGCAAGCTGCTCTACAAATGAGTTCTTGACAAATCTTGACAAATGAGTTCTTGGCAAAAGTCCCACCCTATTGCCATGCAACGCTACAGGAATGCAAGAACTGGAAGGTTCTCTGCTAGGATCGCGGTAGCGGGACGGAGTCCTTTCGCGTTAGCGGGACGGAGTCTCGTTGGGATCCTGGTGGCGATTTAAGACTGCGATTATGGCTTCCCGCAAGAATCAACTGGCTATTGACAATGACGAGCTGATGCGTCGGGTAGAGGCTCTGATCAACGCTTCCAAAAATCGCTATCGCATCACGGTACAGGTGGCCAACCGCGCCAAGCGCCGCCGCTACGAGGATCCGGATGATATAGAAGATGGCTGGATGAAGCCGATCCGCCGCGCCGTCATCGAAATGTCGGATGAACTGACTGAGCCGGAAATCATCGGCGATGAGTAGTCACTAGACTTGCGGCCTGCTGGCGCGACCGCCCTGTTGAAACTGCTAGCCGGCTGAGCGGCTAAGGGTAGAAGCTTTCGGCAGCCGCCTATTTTGTCAATTTGTCAAGTCGTTTGCAACGGGATCCCTTTCCCGCAGGCGAGCCTCGAGCCGCGATTCCATCAGGTGCAGCAGGCGGTGGGTCTCCTCTGGGCTGAGACCCTGGATGCGCATCTCCAAGGGGCTGTGGAACCAGAGGGTCTGCTGTGGGAAAGGAATCTGGATCCCTGCTTGATCGAAGGCGTGCTTGAGGCGACGGCGGTATTCCCGCGCCACCCTCCACTGCTGCAGGGGCTGCACCTTGATCCAAATGCGCAACGTGATCCCCCGCTCCCCCAGATCATCGACACCGTGCATTTCGGGGGGCTCGAGGATTTTTTCCCGCCAAGCTGGCTCCCGGTACATCTGCAGAGCCACCTGCTCGGTGATGCGTATTGCCTGTTCCAGATCGTTTTCATAGGCGATCACAATCCCCAGATCCACCCGTGACCAGCCGTTGGAGAGGTTCTCCACCACCCGGATGGCACTGTTGGGAATGGAGATCAAGCTGCCTTCGGTGTTGCGCAACTGGGTTAGCCGCAGATCCATGTGTTCCACGAGGCCGCCCCGCCCGTCCACCACGATCACATCCCCTTCGGCAAATTGATCTTCGATCAAAATCAACAGCCCATTGATCACGTCCTTAATCAGATCCTGAGCAGCCAGGGAAATCCCCAGCCCAATAAAGCCTAGGCTGGCCACTAAGGGGCCAATATTGACCCCCACCGAGGCCAGGCCAGCCAGGGATCCGAGCAAGACCAAGGTAGTGGCTGCAACTCCTTTAGAGACGCTGGCAAAGGTGCTGAGACGTTTGCTGAGGCGATAGGTGGGGGCATTTTGCTCTTGGCGCAGGGCAGCAAAGAGGTTATCCAGCACCAGTCCACTCAGCCAGACACTGCCATAGGTGGCCAGACCCACCCCTACCAACCGCAACAGAGGGCCGCGCAGGGAAACCAGGAAAAACCTTTGCAGGGGTCGCGTTTGCGGGAAAAGGCCCAAGCTCACCCCGACTCCGCCCACCCACAGGCTAATTTGCACCAGGCGTAGCAGGCGAATTTGCAGCTCCAAGTAGGATTCCTGCCGTTTGCGTCCGGCCTGTTGTTCGACCAAGACGGGATCCACACCCGACTGCTCTTCCCCCGCTAGGTGCTCCTGTACCTCTGCTTGGATGGCCTGGTATTCCGTCTGCAGGGCATCGCGTTTTTGCTGCAGCCGTCGCCGTTTTCGCTGGCAGAGCTGGCTCAGGCTCCCTACCACAGCCAGGATGCCGAGGGCAATCACCGCTTGGCGGCGCAAAAATTGAGGCTGCCGCTCCCGTTGCGAAGTGCGCAGCGCTTCCTCAACAATGCCGGCTACCTGCTCAGCCCAGTCCATGGGTTGGGCGCCCTGGAATTGAGCATCGAGGGAGGTGATGGTCAGCAAATGTCGCCCATTCACCCGGATAACAGGCTGGTTGGTCTGGCCGTCCAGGGTGACTTCAACCTGCAGCGCCTCTGGATCGAATCCGGCGCTGGCCAACTGGTGCAGGGTTTGTTCAATGGAGCGCACCCGCTGCAACACCGGAGGCAGGCTGCCGGGATCCCCCTGCGGTGCGGTAACCACGAACAAACGCCGCCCATCCAGCGTCACGGCCTCCGCCTGGACAGAGGAGGTGGGGAGGCTAAGCGCTTGCCGCAGCTCTTCTAGGGCATCCAAACGGTTGAGCAAAGGCAGGTTGGGGGCGGTGCCGTTGTTTTCAGCAGTTTCCTGCCCCCATGCGGGCCCGCCTATGGGGGATAGGGCAAAAGATGCACCGAAAAGGAGAGGCCACAACAGGGATCCCGTTTTCCTCGGCTTCGGCCTGCCTACCGTTCCCGTCAGCGGTGCGGGGCACCATTCGCAGCTTCGCAGCATGAGCCGTTTGCGTCAGCGGTGCAGAACACTTTAACGCCTCACTCCAGAAAGAAGAAAGCAATCCCGAGGATGGCATAGGTGGCCAAGAGCAGTAGCCCTTCCAGCCAGTTGGAGCGCCCATCGCTGCTAACGGAATTGATCAGCAGCACCGAGACGGCAATGGCCACCAACTCCACCATGCCGAAGTTGAAGTTCATGGGCTGATGCAGCACATCCCCGGCCAGCACCAGCAGAGGTGCCACAAACAGGGCAATCTGCATCGTCGAGCCCAGCGCCACCGAGAAGGAGAGATCCATCTTGTCTTTCATGGCCACCGTGATCGCCGTCGCATGCTCTGCCGCGTTGCCGATGATCGGCAACAAAACCACCCCCATAAACAGCGGCGTCATGTGAAAGTGTTCCAGCGTGTCCTCTAGAGTGCTCACCAACAGTTCCGACTCCAGCGCCACCAACACCGTCAACCCCAAGAGGGCCAGCACCCAAAACCCCAAACCGGCTCCCTCGGGCGGAGCCGTCAGCACTTGGGGAATGGATCCTTCCGCCTGCAAAACCGGATTGGGGGCCAGGCGATTGGCCGCCTCATCTTCTGCGGCTTCTGCTTCGTGAAGGGCGTAGAGGTAACTGTGGGTTTTGAGGGAAAACAGCAAAGTGAGACCGTAAACCCCAATCAGCACCAGGGCTACTGCCGTGGATAGCTCTTGGATGGAGATCTCCCCCAAGTTGGCATCGGCATAGGTGACCACGCTGGGCAAGATCAAGGCCACCACCGCCAGGTTCATCACCGAGGCATTCATGCGGGCCACCTCGGGTCGAAAGCTCTGCTCTCGAAACTTGATCCCGCCCAAAAACATGGCCAAGCCGGCCACCAGGAGCAGGTTACTGATGATCGCGCCGGTGACGGAGGCTTTTACCACATCCACCAGCCCCGCCCGCAGTGCCACCAAGCCGATGATTAACTCCGCCGCATTGCCAAAGGTGGCGTTGATCAGCCCCCCG
Proteins encoded in this region:
- the arsJ gene encoding organoarsenical effux MFS transporter ArsJ; the protein is MTSVSTAQASAVRNYALVTAAYWGFTITDGAIRMLVLLHFHKLGFTPIQIAMLFLFYEIFGVITNFLGGWIGSLFGLRLTLYGGIAIQIFGLVMLGVINLQWPVWSQVAYVMTAQALAGIAKDLTKMSSKSAIRLVVPKEAESRLFRWVAMLTGSKNALKGVGFFVGAALLQIFTEIYGDPMGFRMANFVQAGALALIFCSGALLPADMGKIKAKIPFKRLFSKSREINILSAARFFLFGSRDVWFVVALPVFLYDELGWTFMQVGSYMAIWVIGYGFIQFVAPQLLGGGRPGRAPKARTIQIWTFVLTAVPAIIATAFMAGLAPELVITGGLILFGIVFAFNSAVHSYLVLAYTEDDDVALNVGFYYMANSGGRLLGTVTSGILFQFYGLEGCLWFSTLLILAAGLFSLKLPDPSKTPVEWVVKPGD
- a CDS encoding ArsJ-associated glyceraldehyde-3-phosphate dehydrogenase; its protein translation is MAVRVGINGFGRIGRLVLRAAWGWEELEFAHINEIKGGAATAAHLLKFDSVQGRWAIDIEGSDNRLRIQDKTLTFSEHKSPGEVPWAELGIELVLECSGKFVKAAELDAYFKAGVRKVIVAAPVKDEEALNIVMGVNDHLYDPARHHLLTAASCTTNCLAPLVKVIHEGIGIVHGVITTIHDVTNTQTMVDAPHKDLRRARSALLSLVPTTTGSATAIGLIYPELNGKLNGIAVRVPLLNASLTDAVFEVRRPTTVEEVNHLLKTAAEGELKGILGYEELPLVSVDFKGDPRSSIVDAPSTMVVDGAQVKILAWYDNEWGYANRMAELARKVARSL
- a CDS encoding DUF2232 domain-containing protein; this encodes MPPPPQPSVQDDFPPLPPPPPRSPALRVVETAFLASTAALIWILSYTPLAPFIRLFFPIPVALAVMRWDPRTGAMALVVSGLLLTVLIGPTRSILYVIPYGLLGYWCARLWQQRLSWYVSVVSGAVLSALGLIFQLVLSSLLVGENLWIYVTIQLTGLTNWLLDVSLSRWGVYWVAEPWMVQVVVVGFIAFNSLIYVFTVHLVAALVMEHFRCPLPPPPKWVQFLLD
- a CDS encoding DNA-directed RNA polymerase subunit omega, with translation MASRKNQLAIDNDELMRRVEALINASKNRYRITVQVANRAKRRRYEDPDDIEDGWMKPIRRAVIEMSDELTEPEIIGDE
- a CDS encoding mechanosensitive ion channel family protein, with translation MWPLLFGASFALSPIGGPAWGQETAENNGTAPNLPLLNRLDALEELRQALSLPTSSVQAEAVTLDGRRLFVVTAPQGDPGSLPPVLQRVRSIEQTLHQLASAGFDPEALQVEVTLDGQTNQPVIRVNGRHLLTITSLDAQFQGAQPMDWAEQVAGIVEEALRTSQRERQPQFLRRQAVIALGILAVVGSLSQLCQRKRRRLQQKRDALQTEYQAIQAEVQEHLAGEEQSGVDPVLVEQQAGRKRQESYLELQIRLLRLVQISLWVGGVGVSLGLFPQTRPLQRFFLVSLRGPLLRLVGVGLATYGSVWLSGLVLDNLFAALRQEQNAPTYRLSKRLSTFASVSKGVAATTLVLLGSLAGLASVGVNIGPLVASLGFIGLGISLAAQDLIKDVINGLLILIEDQFAEGDVIVVDGRGGLVEHMDLRLTQLRNTEGSLISIPNSAIRVVENLSNGWSRVDLGIVIAYENDLEQAIRITEQVALQMYREPAWREKILEPPEMHGVDDLGERGITLRIWIKVQPLQQWRVAREYRRRLKHAFDQAGIQIPFPQQTLWFHSPLEMRIQGLSPEETHRLLHLMESRLEARLRERDPVANDLTN
- the cax gene encoding calcium/proton exchanger, yielding MFLLLLGVPLSWVGHFRGWDPNLVFLCAALAVVALAKFMGQATEEIAALTGPTVGGLINATFGNAAELIIGLVALRAGLVDVVKASVTGAIISNLLLVAGLAMFLGGIKFREQSFRPEVARMNASVMNLAVVALILPSVVTYADANLGEISIQELSTAVALVLIGVYGLTLLFSLKTHSYLYALHEAEAAEDEAANRLAPNPVLQAEGSIPQVLTAPPEGAGLGFWVLALLGLTVLVALESELLVSTLEDTLEHFHMTPLFMGVVLLPIIGNAAEHATAITVAMKDKMDLSFSVALGSTMQIALFVAPLLVLAGDVLHQPMNFNFGMVELVAIAVSVLLINSVSSDGRSNWLEGLLLLATYAILGIAFFFLE